Proteins encoded in a region of the Deltaproteobacteria bacterium genome:
- the yidD gene encoding membrane protein insertion efficiency factor YidD, with the protein MRQFPLITMVFLAMAAKEAPAMEGPWSVSGDSPVIETTLHGEQARDNKVSGAKPFIFLIRGFQRYVSPVDGERCNMYPTCSTYGLHAFRKHGALKGIILTADRLLHEYDEAAFAPRIIKYGRLRYYDPVEYNDFWWSK; encoded by the coding sequence CCTTATAACGATGGTTTTTCTGGCAATGGCTGCGAAAGAGGCTCCCGCCATGGAAGGTCCCTGGTCGGTAAGTGGCGATTCTCCCGTTATTGAGACCACCTTGCATGGGGAGCAGGCAAGAGATAATAAGGTTTCGGGAGCAAAGCCCTTCATTTTTCTTATCAGGGGTTTCCAGCGTTACGTCTCTCCCGTCGATGGGGAGCGATGCAATATGTACCCCACCTGCTCAACCTATGGTCTTCACGCCTTCAGAAAACATGGCGCCCTGAAAGGAATCATCCTTACCGCCGACAGGCTTCTCCATGAATATGACGAAGCGGCCTTTGCCCCCCGCATTATAAAATACGGCAGGTTGAGGTATTACGACCCTGTCGAATATAACGATTTCTGGTGGAGCAAGTGA
- a CDS encoding tetratricopeptide repeat protein, with the protein MSIAGRQVFIPLFTVILLTITFVPASFAAASAQDIASFADSLFEEEDYYRAITEYKRLIHLYPETDLAKEAGLKVAIAYMEGKRFRAALSALEKFRRSYGDDPLSREALFLKGEAWFAAGNYEEALRVFKLAGKEAALLREKNRAYAGEGRALMKMGRWKEASATFEAMGEVEQGRYLRLSRELEKGETLPGKSPSLAGTLSAIIPGAGQLYVGRKRDALVSFLLNGAFIAGAAEAFRKGEDAIGGILLFFEAGWYAGNIYSAAGGAHKYNKKARNDFVYSMERKYSFGADDKGNLFGIYHLRF; encoded by the coding sequence GTGAGTATTGCCGGGCGGCAGGTGTTCATCCCGCTCTTTACGGTCATTCTTCTGACCATTACTTTTGTTCCGGCTTCTTTTGCCGCTGCCTCGGCACAGGACATAGCTTCCTTTGCCGATTCCCTTTTTGAAGAGGAGGATTACTACAGGGCCATAACGGAATATAAAAGGCTTATTCACCTCTATCCTGAAACAGACCTTGCAAAGGAGGCGGGCCTCAAGGTTGCCATTGCCTACATGGAAGGGAAGCGCTTCAGGGCGGCCCTTTCGGCGCTTGAAAAGTTCAGACGGTCCTATGGCGATGATCCTCTTTCCAGAGAAGCGCTTTTCCTGAAAGGAGAAGCCTGGTTTGCAGCGGGAAACTATGAAGAGGCGCTCAGGGTTTTTAAGCTGGCCGGGAAAGAGGCCGCTTTGCTCCGGGAAAAAAACAGGGCCTATGCAGGCGAGGGCCGGGCGCTTATGAAAATGGGCAGATGGAAGGAGGCTTCGGCCACCTTCGAAGCGATGGGAGAAGTGGAACAGGGCAGATATCTGAGGCTCTCCAGAGAACTTGAAAAGGGTGAAACACTCCCCGGGAAATCACCTTCCCTTGCAGGGACCTTATCGGCCATAATTCCCGGTGCAGGTCAGCTTTATGTGGGAAGAAAAAGGGATGCCCTCGTTTCCTTTCTCTTAAACGGCGCCTTTATTGCCGGAGCGGCGGAAGCCTTCAGGAAAGGTGAAGACGCCATTGGGGGAATACTCCTTTTTTTTGAGGCAGGCTGGTATGCCGGCAACATATACAGCGCGGCAGGGGGCGCTCACAAATACAACAAAAAAGCCAGGAATGATTTTGTCTATTCCATGGAAAGAAAATATTCCTTTGGCGCAGATGACAAAGGAAATCTTTTCGGTATTTATCATCTTCGGTTCTAA
- a CDS encoding rhomboid family intramembrane serine protease, translating into MSENQYSAILCPNCRKLISSDETRCPHCGMHSPGAKWKGYVAKISSGDIITYIIYTNIIFYVVSILFNPGGIGLGGNPLSFLSPSDRSMLLLGATGTVPIDKLGRWWTLISANYLHGGLLHIFFNMMALRQVGRLIVREYGPNRMLIIYTLGGAGGFLISYVAGIRFTIGASAAVCALIGAGLYYGKSRGGNYGQAVYKELFSWVIVLGLFGFIVPGINNWGHGGGMVSGALIASVLGYRDKSRDNYLHLILAASCIMATFLILIWAPISVIFRLY; encoded by the coding sequence ATGTCTGAAAATCAATACAGCGCCATATTGTGTCCCAACTGCCGCAAGCTCATAAGCTCTGATGAAACCCGCTGTCCCCATTGCGGTATGCACTCACCGGGAGCAAAATGGAAAGGATATGTAGCAAAAATATCGTCAGGGGATATTATTACCTATATTATTTATACAAATATTATTTTTTATGTGGTTTCTATTCTTTTTAATCCCGGCGGGATAGGGCTTGGCGGAAATCCCCTCTCTTTTCTCTCTCCCTCGGACCGGTCCATGCTTCTGCTGGGTGCAACGGGAACGGTGCCGATAGACAAACTCGGAAGATGGTGGACGCTTATATCAGCCAACTATCTCCACGGCGGCCTGCTTCATATTTTCTTTAATATGATGGCTCTCAGGCAGGTGGGCAGGCTTATTGTCCGTGAATATGGCCCCAACAGGATGCTCATCATCTATACGCTGGGAGGTGCAGGCGGCTTCCTCATCTCTTATGTTGCCGGCATCCGGTTTACCATTGGTGCTTCAGCGGCAGTATGCGCTCTTATCGGCGCAGGGCTTTACTACGGAAAGAGCCGGGGAGGAAACTACGGACAGGCCGTATACAAGGAACTTTTTAGCTGGGTCATTGTTCTTGGTCTTTTTGGATTTATCGTGCCGGGAATAAATAACTGGGGCCATGGCGGAGGAATGGTCTCGGGCGCCTTGATCGCCTCTGTTCTCGGTTACCGTGACAAAAGTCGTGACAACTATCTACATCTTATACTGGCAGCGAGTTGCATTATGGCCACTTTTCTGATTCTTATATGGGCGCCAATATCCGTAATATTCAGGCTTTACTAG